The genomic segment ATTATTTGAAATGAGGTCCCAGCGCTTAACCATGGGAAGTCGGACCAAGTTGCGAGACCTGCAGCGCGAATCTGAGTGTGTTTAAAGAGGCGGAGCGCTGAAAGAACATCATCGATTACGAGATCCTCTCGATAAAGAGGACGATTGCCAAAGCTGCCCTCATCCTTAGCATCTATCGGCTCGAGTGGTTCATCACCTCGCTTCATAAGTTTCGGAAGAACCATCGTCCTCCGAATTCCAACGGCGATCTCTCCATAGATGAGCGGAAATCTTGGCGAAATAGGCCGAATCACGCCAGCCTGACAACAGCGAGTGACCTCTTCATCTGTCAGGCGATCCAGCACTACCTCGTTGTTCAGCCGAAGCGGAAGTGTCGAGACGACTAGGTAAGGAAGGGGTGCGACTGTTTTGGAAACAATCTGGTCCGCACGAAAAGAACTGATCAATTCCTGCCATTTAATGTGGAATTTCTCGTCCGCAAATACAAGGTGTTTTTCGTCGTCTACCATCGCGTATATTAGGGACTTCAGAATGTCGTTTGCCTCCAAGCGGGAGGTCGATATGCTGGTCCCTACCAGGCGATCGAGATGTGGTCCAATAATCGCATCTGCTTTCAGACACTCGACACAGGCTTCGTGGTCTGGCCGCAAGTTGAGCCACTCATCACTCAGCATTGGCCACAACCTCCGGATACGCTTTTTCCGTTCACGGAAGTGACCATCGGTCCCACGTTCCCATAAGGTTTCATTCTCAAACTCTGGAGCTGAGTCCTTCAGTATCTCGGCAAGATGCGATATCGCATTCCGTACGAAGTCATTAACGGCTTGTTCAGTCTGATCGCTGATCGAAGACATATGTGCGCCACTCATTGATAACGTGGTCAGGCAGTAGTTCTCTCGCACCAAGCTTACGCTTCGGCGGGGTCAGGATTGATCTTCGAGGCAGGTTGCATTTTACCCCGTGAGATCGCCTGTTTTATCGAACCAGCAATCTTCGGAGTCTTGGTCGTCACGTCCGCATTCTGGGCGCGATGCAAGAGCGCATGGTCCATCAGCACCAGCGCCATCATGGCTTCGGCGATAGGTGTCGCGCGGATGCCGACACAGGGATCATGGCGGCCGTTGGTTTCGACCGTGACCGGATTGCCCTGCTTGTCGATCGACTTGCGTGGAATGCGGATGCTGGAGGTCGGCTTGATGCCGATGGTGACGACGATATCCTGTCCGGTAGAGATGCCGCCGAGAATGCCGCCGGCATGGTTGGAGAGAAAACCCTCTGGCGTCATTTCATCGCCATGTTCTGACCCGCGCTGAGTCACTGACGCGAAGCCTGCCCCGATCTCAACCGCCTTCACCGCATTGATGCTCATCATCGCTGCGGCCAGATCCGAATCCAACTTGGCATAGACTGGCGCACCCCACCCGACCGGCACCTGCTCGGCAATCGTCGTGATTTTGGCGCCAACCGAATCACCGGCCTTGCGCAGCTCATCCATGAATGATTCGAGCTTGGGCACCATATCCGGGTCGGCGGAGAAAAACGGATTCTGACTGACCGCCGCCCAATCCTTGAATGGCAACTCGTGAGGCCCCAGCTGGCTCAGATAGCCTCGAATGACGATGCCGTATCTCTCCGACAACCATTTTCTAGCTATCGCGGCCGCTGCCACGCGCACCGCTGTCTCGCGGGCCGAGGCTCGTCCTCCACCCCGATGGTCACGAATTCCATATTTCTGCCAATAGGTGTAGTCGGCGTGGCCTGGACGGAACGTATCGACGAGGTTGCCGTAATCTCGGCTGCGCTGGTCTTCGTTACGAATCAGCAGCGCGATCGGCGTACCGGTCGTCTGTCCCTCAAACACTCCTGAGAGAATTTCAACGGTATCCGACTCCTGCCGCTGTGTCACATGACGAGAGGTCCCAGGCTTTCGCCGGTCGAGGTCCTGCTGGATATCTTCTGCCGAGAGTGCGAGTCCAGGTGGGCATCCATCGACGACACACCCGATGGCGGGCCCATGGCTCTCGCCGAACGAGGTGACGGTAAAGATTCTGCCGAATGTATTACCGGCCATATGGAGGCACGCTCCCTACTCGACCAGATCCAGCTTGATGCGCAATTCCTTGAGTTGATCAGCTGCGACAGCCGATGGTGCATCGGTCAATGGGCATTGCGCCCGTTGCGTCTTGGGGAACGCGATGACGTCACGGATTGAATCGGCGTGGCCCAACAGCATCACCAAGCGATCCAACCCAAACGCGATCCCACCATGCGGCGGAGCACCATACTCCAGTGCCTCGAGCAAAAATCCAAACTTACTCGCTGCATCTTCCTTGCCGATCCCAAGGAGATCGAACACTTTGCTCTGCACATTGCTGCGGTGAATACGAATACTGCCACCGCCAATTTCACTGCCATTCAGCACCATATCGTATGCCTTGGCCCGTACTTTCAGGGGTTCGGACTCCAACAACGGTAGATCCTCATCGAGTGGCGCCGTGAACGGATGGTGCATGGCCACGTACCGCTTCTGTTCTTGATCGTAGTCCAACATCGGGAAATCCATCACCCACAGGGGTCGCCATGCGGAGGTGTCGATCAGCTTCAACTCCTCACCCAAGAGAAGCCTGATCCGCCCCATCACGTCGTGAACGACCGCTGGTTTATCGGCGCCGAACAGGACCAGGTCACCAGGCTTCGCCTCCGGCAGAGCCGCCGCAAACGCGTTGGCATTCAGAAATTTAGCAATGACGGATTCGAGCTGCCCTTCCGCCGTGAGCTTGAGCCACGCCAGGCCTTTCGCACCGAAACTCTTCGCCATTTCCCCCAACGCGTCGATTCGTGTCCGCGACAGCGACGCTCCGCCCTTTACGATCAAGGCTTTGACGATGCCGCCCTTGGTCGCCGCATCCTTAAAGACCTTAAAATCGCTCGCGGCACCGAATGCCGTCATGTCATAGAGCGGCATGTCGAACCGGAGGTCCGGCTTGTCTGAGCCGTAACGACCAATGGCTTCCGCATAGGTCATCCGAGGAAAGGGTGTCGGCAACTGCACGCTGCCGGCCTTATCAAAGACCGTGACAATCATGCGCTCCATGAGGCTCATGACTTGTTCTCGATCCACGAACGACAGTTCCATGTCGATCTGGGTAAACTCCGGCTGCCGATCATTGCGGAGATCTTCGTCTCGGAAGCAGCGCGCGATCTGATAGTACCGATCGACACCGCTCACCATCAGCACCTGCTTGAAAAGTTGCGGCGACTGCGGCAGCGCAAAAAACTGTCCGGCATTGACGCGGCTCGGCACCAAATAATCCCGAGCACCTTCCGGCGTACTCTTTGTCAGAATCGGCGTCTCTACCTCCAAGAACCCTTCCGCGTTTACGAACTCTCTGGTGGCCTGCAGAATGCCATGACGCAGGCTCAAGAGCTGCTGCATCCGAGGCCGACGAAGGTCCAGGAACCGATACTTCAACCGAATCGCTTCCGTGACTTCCGCATCGTCTTCGATCACAAATGGCGGGGTCTTGGCCTCATTGAGAATCTCCACCGCATCGACAAAGATTTCCACTTCGCCAGTCGAGAGGTCTGGATTCTTTGACTCATCCGGACGCGCCATGACCTGTCCCGTGACCGATACCACACACTCGCTGCGGAGTGCATGGGCGGCCTGGTGAACCGCGAGATTTCGTTCTGCGTTGAAAACAACCTGTGTGATGCCAGTCCGGTCACGAAGGTCAATAAAGATCACCACGCCATGATCACGCCGTCGCTGAACCCAGCCGTTCAGCACAACGGTCTGCCCGACATGTTGCTTCTTCAACTCGCCGCAGCGATGTGTGCGGATGTTCATACCATTCTCGCTTTCTTGCCAACATACTTCTTGGTCTTGAGCGGTCTCGCCCAGCCCTCGCGCCTAACCAGCCGCTTGGGACCAACTTTCGGCTCTTCTCCTTTTTCGACCGAGGTTACGCGTTCCTCGACCAATTCACGCAAGGCATTGGCTTCTCGATCAGTGAGGAACCGAAATTCACCGGGCTCCAGTTTGCCAAGCGCCAGTGGCCCCATCCTGACCCGCATCAGCTTGATCACCAGATGCCCCACGAATTCCAACATGCGTTTCACTTGATGCTTACGGCCTTCCCGAATCGTGATCTCCAGCCAAGAGTTCGCCTCGGCTCTTTTTATCTTTTTGACCATCGCCGGACTCGTCATGCCATCCTCGAGTTTGACTCCGCGCTGGAGTTGGACGATCTCGGCATCTGTCAGCACACCTTTGACCTTAATGAGATACGTCTTGGGCACGTGATAGCGCGGATGAAGGAGGGCCTGCGCCAACTCACCATTGTTGGTAAGCAGCATCAGCCCTTCACTATCAAAGTCCAAGCGGCCAACCGGAAACACTCGCACGGACACGCCATGAAGAAAGTCCTTCACGGTGTCTCTCCCACCGGGGTCGTCCAATGTCGACATGACGTTCTTGGGTTTGTTTAGCATCAAATACACAAACGGCTGTGCCGAGGTCAGGTGCTTCCCGTCCACTTTCACGTGATCACGTTCAGGATCGACCTTTGTCCCGAGTTCCGTGACCACCTTGCCGTTCACCGATACTCGGCCGGACGCAATCAGCATCTCAGCCTTTCGGCGGGACGAAAGCCCCGTACTCGCGATGAGCTTTTGGAGACGAATGTCCATGAATTTTCCAGTCACGTATATTGTGTCATTCGCATGAGCACACCGGTCGGCGCGTCACGCTTCACGAACGACACCGTACATTATTCCCATTCGATCGTCGATGGCGGTTTCGAGCTGATGTCATACACCACTCGATTCACGCCCTTCACTTCATTGATAATCCGGCTCGACATCCGGCCCAGCACATCGTTCGGAATCTTGGCCCAGTCGGCGGTCATCCCGTCGACACTGGTCACCGCGCGAATCGCCACTACGTTATCATAGGTCCGCTGATCGCCCATGACGCCGACAGTGCGGATCGGCAAGAGCACGGCGAAGAATTGCCAGATGTCTCGGTAGAGTCCCGCGCCACGAATCTCCTGATCGACGATCGTTTCGGCTCCACGGAGGATCGCCAATCGCTCCTTCGTCACGGAGCCAAGCACCCGGATCGCAAGACCTGGACCGGGGAACGGCTGCCGCCAGACAATCTCATCCGGCAAGCCCAGTTCGGTCCCCAGTACCCGCACTTCGTCCTTGAACAATTCCCGAAGCGGCTCGATCAATTTCAACTTCATCCTGGCCGGCAGACCACCAACATTATGATGCGTCTTGATCGTGGCTGACGGCCCCTTGAAGCTCACGCTCTCAATGACATCGGGATAGAGTGTCCCCTGCACCAAGTACTTCACGCCCTTCAGCTTCTTGGACTCGACCTCGAAATTCTTGATGAACAAGCGTCCGATGATTTTGCGCTTCCGTTCGGGATCGGTGACGCCCTTCAAACCATCCAGGAACTGTGTCGTCCGATCAAGCACCCGAAGATTGAGATGCATCTGCGACGCAAGAGTCTTCTTCACCTGGTCGCGTTCGCCCGCCCGAAGCACCCCATTATCGACGAAGATGCAGGTCAGCTGGTCTCCGATGGCGCGGTGCGTAAGAGCCGCCGCGACCGACGAATCGACTCCGCCGCTCAGTGCGCAGATCACGCGATCTTTTCCGACCTGCTCGCGGATTTGATTCACTCCCTGATCCACGTAGGACTGCATGGTCCAGGTCGGCGTACAGCCGCAAATCTCATAGACGAAGTTGTGGAGTATCTTCGCTCCTTCCGGCGTATGCGCAACTTCCGGATGGAACTGCAGGCAATAGATCCGCCGCTGCGCATCCTCCGACTTCATGGCCGCAACCGGGGAATTGTTGGTATGGGCAATGGACCGGAACCCCTTCGGCATGCGCTCGATCCGGTCTCCATGGGACATCCACACCACCGAGGAACCACCGGCGCCGATGCCTTTGAAGAGATCGCTGCGGTCATCGATCAGCACGTCTGCCCGGCCATATTCTCGATGCGGCGCCTTGACGACCTTCCCGCCTGACAAATACGTCACCAACTGCATGCCATAGCAGATGCCAAGGATTGGAATATTCTGATTAAAGAGCTCCTTGGAGATGAGCGGCGCGTTTTTTTCGTAGACACTGGAGGGCCCTCCGGACAGGATGATACCTTGCGGCCGATACGCAAGAATCGTCGCCAAGGGGACCGTACAGGGGAGAATTTGCGAGTAGACCTGGGCTTCGCGAATGCGGCGGGCGATCAGTTGCGTGTACTGCGACCCAAAGTCGAGGACCAGAATTCTATTGTGCCAAAGTTCCATCGTGATGTTGTGAGGAATACAGGGTGAGGGGTAAGGGGGTAACGGCCCTTTCAACTCGTTAGGAACAGGAACCCCTCATTCCTGCCTCCTCACTCCGTACCAGTACCTATTCCCAATCCATCCGATAGTTCGGCGCTTCTTTGGTAATGATCACGTCATGCACATGGCTCTCACGGAGGCCGGCCACGGATTGTCTGATGAACGTGGCATTCTGTTGCAAATCGACAATCGTCTTACAGCCACAGTATCCCATTCCCGATCGCACACCGCCGACGAGCTGATACACCACGGCAGCCAACGAACCTTTATAGGGCACACGACCTTCGATCCCTTCGGGCACCAGTTTCTGAGCCGGGCGTCCTCCTTGTCCATACCGATCCCCGCCCCCTCGCTCCATCGCCCCGATGGAACCCATGCCGCGATAGACCTTGTAGGTTCTGGCTTGATAGAGCACCGTCTCACCCGGAGACTCTTCTGTTCCGGCAAAGAGTCCACCAAGCATCACAGACGACGCCCCAGCAGCCAAGGCCTTTGTGATATCGCCTGAAAACTTGATGCCGCCATCGGCAATAATCGGCACCCCGCTGCCAGTTAACACTTTTGCGCAATCCGCGATCGCGGTGAGCTGCGGCATTCCGGCGCCCGACACGATCCGCGTCGTGCAAATCGATCCCGGTCCGACCCCGACCTTGACCGCATCGACTCCGGCTTTGAGGAGGTCTTTGGCCGCCTCTGCGGTGCCGATGTTTCCCACGATCAGTTCGAGAGCCGGATACAGTTTCTTGATCATCTTCGCCGTATCCAGCACGGCTTGCGAATGGCCGTGCGCCGTGTCGATCACGACAAGGTCCACGCCGGATCTCTTGAGCAGCGTCACCCGCTCTTCAGTCTCCGGTCCGACACCCACCGCCGCCCCGACCCGTAAGCGCCCATGGCCATCTTTGCAGGCGTTGGGATACTTGACCCGCTTTTCGATATCTTTAATGGTAATGAGCCCTTTGAGCTCAAATTGCTTATTCACCACCGGTAATTTTTCAATCCGGTGCTCATGCAGAATCTCTTTGGCCTTCTCCAGGCTGGTGCCCTCTGGCGCCGTGATCAACCGGTCTCGTTTCATCACCTGCGCCACCTTCAGGTCCATCCTCGTTTCAAATCTGAGATCGCGGTTGGTGAGAATCCCGACCAGCTTGCGCCCTTTGGTGACGGGGATACCCGAGATCCGATACTTCGCCATGAGTTGGTACGCGTCTCGAATCGTTTGGTCGGGAGAAATCGTGACGGGGTCGAGGATCATTCCGCTTTCTGACTTCTTCACCTTATCGACTTCCGTCGCCTGATCTTCCGGAGACAACACGCGATGAATGATCCCAATACCCCCTTCGCGCGCCATCGCAATCGCCAGCCGAGATTCCGTCACGGTATCCATCGCCGCGCTGACGAGCGGGATATTGATCCGGATATTGCGCGATACAAAGGTGCTGGTATCGACTTCATTGGGTACAATCTTCGACTTGGCCGGCACGAGGACCACGTCGTCGTATGTCAGTCCGAGTCGCGGTTCTTTATCAAGCATCGCTCCCTCTTCACACGTTCTGCGTTCGTTGCATGTTCTCCACCTCGGCCAACTCCTCCGCCTCGCCCTGCAACCGTTCACTGCCCTCGTCCGCCGGCATGAACTGCTGCACCCGTGTGTTGCCGCTATCCACGACAAAGACGCTCCCCTTCGCATCGACAGCAATCCCGTAGGGAAAATTGAATTGCCCGTCGCCGTTGCCGAACCCGCCCCACTGGGTGATGAAATTGCCCTCGCGATCAAACTTTTCAATCCGATGATTTCCCGTATCCGTCACGTAGAGCTGTCCAGCTCCGTCAACGGTGATCCCCCAGGGCGAGCGCAATTGTCCGGCCTCTTGCGCCAGAGCACTACTGGCATGCCCAGGGGCTGAACTGCCTCCCCACTTCGTTAACAGCTGGGGTAAGACGTTGGTACTGGTGTCAAATTTCTGGATGCGGTGATTGCCCATATCGACGATATAGACGGTCCCGTCCTCTTGATCGACGGCCACACCGCGCGGGAAATAGAACTGCCCGTCACCGTTGCCGAAGCTGCCCCAGGCCATGATGAACTCGCCGGACATGTCGAATTTCTGCACGCGGAAATTGGCGCTATCGACGACGTAGATGTAGCCGCGCACGCGGTCGACCGCAATCCCCCAGGGCGCATTGAACTGTCCTTCGCCGTTTCCACGCGAACCGAACTTCATCATGTACCCGCCAAGCTTCCCGTCGAACTTTTGAACCCGGTGATTATTCGTATCCACCACCCAGACATCGCCCTTGCCGTCGCAGGCAATACCGGTGGGATTGTGAAAATTCGCATTGGCTGAGCCAAAACTTCCCCACAGAATGATGAAGTTCCCGGCATTATCGAACTTCTGCACACGATTGTTGCCGTTATCGACGACAAACAGCGATCCTTGTTGATCGGCGCACAGTCCGTACATCGGCGCGATAAACTCTCCGCCGTGCAACAACGACGCACCTCGCCCCGGCTTCCCCCACTTCGACACGCACAGATAGCCAGACGTATTGACCAAAATAGTCGTGCTGGCCGGCGTGGAGACATTGTTGCCGATATCTTTGAACCACACATAAATGGTTTTGTGCCCATCTCCAGGCGAGAGAATGAACGGAATCGTGGCGCCGAACTTGATCGCCGATGTCACATCCACCCACCCAGGCGTGCCAGCCACAGGCGTCAACGGACTTTCAGAAATAAAATAGGCCCCAACTCCTGTATCCAAATCGGTTGCCGAAATCGTCACCACGACTTCGGGCGAGTTGGTCATGAAGGCCCCGTGATTGATCACGGCGTAAGGATTCTGCGGCGCCGTGATATCGATGAGCACGGGTATCGCTGTGACTTCTTCCGAGGGTCCGCTTTCCGTTCCATCTTCGAACGATGCGGTCACCGCATAAAAATAAGGCGTATCGTTGGTGAGACCTTCATGCGTGTACGGGGTCGTCACGCCTTCAATCTTCGTCGCCCCCTCGATCGTGACATGAGGCGAGGTACTGAAATAGAGATTGTAGGCTTGCGCGCCAGGCACCTCCATCCAACTCAGAAAGACTTCTGTATCGCCGGCCTTGACGGCAAGGCTGCGGGGTGGCTGCACCGCCCCGGCCTCCACTGGCTGCGCAGGCTGGTCCTTCCCACGATTCATCTCTTCTTCGGTCGGCACATATTTCAGGATACGGTGATTGCCGCTGTCGACGACGAACACGCAGCCTTCCTTATCGACCGCGATGCCATAGGGGAAATTGACCTGTCCCTCTGTTTTTCCTCGGTTCCCAAATGAGCACAGGAACGTCCCGTTGCCGTCAAACTTCTGCATGCGATGGTTGCCGCTGTCGACGACATAGACGTTGCCGAGTGCGTCACACGCGATGCCCCATGGTGACTTAAACTGTCCGGGTCCCTGACCTTCCCGGCCCCATTTCGTCAAGAAGCTTCCTCGGGCATCGAATTTTTGGATGCGATTATTACTTTCATCGGCCACATAGATATTGCCGATAAAATCGACCGCCACGCCGCGCGGAAAGAAGAAGGCGCCGTCGAAGCTGCCGTCACGGCCCCACTTCAGCAGTGGTTGGCCATCGGCTTGAAATTTTTGGATACGCGCATTACTCGTGTCAGAGACATACACATGGCCGTCTTGATCCGTTGTAATGCCCCAGGGCACATCGAAGCGGCCCATATCGGCCCCCCGCCAGGCGAACCCAAACTTGCCCCATGCTTTCTGCGCGTTACCCTCGAGATCAAACTTCTGCACCCGATTGTTGCCGCTGTCAGCCACATACATAACATCGCCCGGCCCGACCGCCAAACCACGGGGATAGTAGAACTGGCCTTCCTGTGAACTGGGTTCGCTGCCCCACCGAGCCAGGAACGTTCCAGTTTTATCGAATTTTTGGATCGAATGGTTATCCGTATCTGCTACGTAGATGTTGCCGTTCTTGTCGAGCGCAATTCCCGTGGGCGAGTTCAACTCCCCATCGCCCACTCCTTCAGAGCCGATGACCATGGCCAGGAGATATGGCGATGGAATCGCCATCACTTCTTGCGATTCAAGGCTTTCGCCCTTCGAGGTGACGACGGTGACGACATAGTGGTAACAAGTGCCATTGGCCAGGTCATCATGGACGTAGGGACTCGAGGCGCCCTCCAGACACGTCGCCTTGTCCTTCTTCACACCGATCACACCCTTAAAATCTTCAGGGCCAGCGATGGGACGAGTCAGTTCCGAGTATTTGATCTGTACGCCCTTGGACGTCTGAAAGTAGAGGTTGTAGTACATGGCATCCGGAACCGGATCCCATGTGACGATAATACGCCCATTGCCGGGTTTGGCATGAACGTGTTGCGGAGGTGACGGCAGCTCTTCTTCCTCCGCCACTGAATCTCCGGCACCCCATTCTCCCTGAAGCCCATCGATACGGATGGGGGACCGATCGAATTGAAACATATCATCAAAAAGCCAAGCTTTCATCACGGTGTTGCCTCAGATTGCTCGTGGGAACGACTCAGAAACAGCGGAACTTTCAATCATTTAGACTTGGGTTGATCACTGTAGCAAAGCGACGGAAATAGAGTCAAGGCAACCGCCACAATGCCTTGGAGAATGATGTCTTGAAAAAGAGCCCTATGGTATCCGTCGTTGGATCGATTACAATGCAACGGTTCCCCGAGGCAACGCCCGTGATCAGAGGGCTCTCTTCTCTAGGCAATTTGCAGGGCAGTTAGAGATTTCTGAATAGAAAGGAGCGCAACAGAAGCTACGATGCGAAACTTCATCCTTGGCGTCACGGTCGGTGCCGTCCTTACCACGATGGTGGTCCATGCAGCAGGGAAAGATGGAATGGGAGGGAGTGGACGGCCTCCGCTCTCGAATGATGAACGGGAGCGGCAGTTTCAGCTTCAACTCGACCACATACGTCAACAAACTGAGCTGGAACAGGCACGCATGCAAGGGAAAAAGAAACCCTGCTAGTGAGCCACAAGCCCTCCGAACTGGCCGATCGTCAGTTTCGTCGTGTGCTTTCGTCGTGTGCTATAGACCGAGTAGTCAATAACCACGTATCAATGGCAGATAGGACGAATTCAAAGGTGGATAATTATGAGAATGTTTCAAGTTAGACAAACTGTCACCTATGACCTGACGACGGCCGCAGGGACAGAGCAGGAAGCCATTTTAAAAGCCAAAGGTATTCCACTGTCTCAATGGACCGCCGAGGCCAGTGAGATCACGGCCGAGATGCTGGATGAGACCGATGAAATCGACGAGTACTGAACGACGCCCATGGTCCGTTCCACCTTTCCGTGGCATTGAGCACAGAGAGCCGACACGCATCATCACGATCAGGGAGAAGAAACCATGCGCCTGATTCAAAGCATCCAAACATCCGCGCTGTGTTTGCTCCTCATCGCTGCCATGACGCCCGCAGCCACTGCCGGGGACAAGGGACACGCCAGCGGTCAGACTGCTCCATTGGATAAGAAAACTGAGGACAGGGGACGGTATGTCATCAAGATCGCTGGGTGTAATGATTGCCACACCACCGGCTATGCGGAAGCCGCTGGAAAGATTCCTGAGAAAGACTGGCTCAAGGGAGATGCGATGGGATGGCGCGGGCCTTGGGGTACAACCTACGCGAGCAACATACGGCTCTCTATGCAGAATCTCTCAGAAGCCCAGTGGATCCAGGTTTCGCGGTCGGTTGAGTTTCGACCACCTATGCCATGGTTCGTCTTGCGGGAGATGACCGAGCAGGACCTGCGGGCCATCTATCGATTTATCAGAACGCTCGGCCCGGCCGGGGAACCGGCGCCCGCCTATGTTCCGCCGGATCAAGAACCGCCACAACCATATATCTTGTTCCCGTCTAACTAGGCGGGTTCAGGATGCGCACGATACTCTCAGTACGGGCATTGTGTAGAAACCGACAGCCAGTTCTTACGCTAGTCAGATACGTTTGCCATAGCACGAAATGCCTATAGTGGTCCCGGATACTTCAACCAGGCCATGTTCTATGGGTTTTTCCGCGTTGCGTTCCGGAAAGAGATCGATCTGACCTTGGATGGGCTGCAAGCCACGCTAGACTCATGCCCAGACAAACTCACCAAGGGGCTGTTGAAAAAAGCGGTGTGCGGCCTCCGGTGAGAGGAGGATGGTCCAAACTTAGCTGCGCCCATTGCTGGACTTCCACACCGTGCCTATCAACGTCGTGGTCTCCGACGGCCCTTCAGGGGGCTTCAAGCCCCAGTGAGAACTCATCTTGGGAGGGGCTTCCCGCTTAGATGCTTTCAGCGGTTATCCTGTCCGCA from the Nitrospira sp. genome contains:
- a CDS encoding cytochrome C encodes the protein MRLIQSIQTSALCLLLIAAMTPAATAGDKGHASGQTAPLDKKTEDRGRYVIKIAGCNDCHTTGYAEAAGKIPEKDWLKGDAMGWRGPWGTTYASNIRLSMQNLSEAQWIQVSRSVEFRPPMPWFVLREMTEQDLRAIYRFIRTLGPAGEPAPAYVPPDQEPPQPYILFPSN
- a CDS encoding 6-bladed beta-propeller, producing MKAWLFDDMFQFDRSPIRIDGLQGEWGAGDSVAEEEELPSPPQHVHAKPGNGRIIVTWDPVPDAMYYNLYFQTSKGVQIKYSELTRPIAGPEDFKGVIGVKKDKATCLEGASSPYVHDDLANGTCYHYVVTVVTSKGESLESQEVMAIPSPYLLAMVIGSEGVGDGELNSPTGIALDKNGNIYVADTDNHSIQKFDKTGTFLARWGSEPSSQEGQFYYPRGLAVGPGDVMYVADSGNNRVQKFDLEGNAQKAWGKFGFAWRGADMGRFDVPWGITTDQDGHVYVSDTSNARIQKFQADGQPLLKWGRDGSFDGAFFFPRGVAVDFIGNIYVADESNNRIQKFDARGSFLTKWGREGQGPGQFKSPWGIACDALGNVYVVDSGNHRMQKFDGNGTFLCSFGNRGKTEGQVNFPYGIAVDKEGCVFVVDSGNHRILKYVPTEEEMNRGKDQPAQPVEAGAVQPPRSLAVKAGDTEVFLSWMEVPGAQAYNLYFSTSPHVTIEGATKIEGVTTPYTHEGLTNDTPYFYAVTASFEDGTESGPSEEVTAIPVLIDITAPQNPYAVINHGAFMTNSPEVVVTISATDLDTGVGAYFISESPLTPVAGTPGWVDVTSAIKFGATIPFILSPGDGHKTIYVWFKDIGNNVSTPASTTILVNTSGYLCVSKWGKPGRGASLLHGGEFIAPMYGLCADQQGSLFVVDNGNNRVQKFDNAGNFIILWGSFGSANANFHNPTGIACDGKGDVWVVDTNNHRVQKFDGKLGGYMMKFGSRGNGEGQFNAPWGIAVDRVRGYIYVVDSANFRVQKFDMSGEFIMAWGSFGNGDGQFYFPRGVAVDQEDGTVYIVDMGNHRIQKFDTSTNVLPQLLTKWGGSSAPGHASSALAQEAGQLRSPWGITVDGAGQLYVTDTGNHRIEKFDREGNFITQWGGFGNGDGQFNFPYGIAVDAKGSVFVVDSGNTRVQQFMPADEGSERLQGEAEELAEVENMQRTQNV